The following coding sequences are from one Leishmania braziliensis MHOM/BR/75/M2904 complete genome, chromosome 36 window:
- a CDS encoding putative peptidyl-prolyl cis-trans isomerase: MGVIRTVKKAGSGATPKAGQTITVHCTGYLAEGKKKFWSTHDDNKPFSFNVGVGQVVRGWDEGMSQMQLGETAELLMTADYAYGARGFPAWGIPPNATLLFEIEMLKIEEGISRGV, translated from the coding sequence ATGGGCGTCATTCGCACAGTCAAGAAGGCGGGCAGTGGCGCCACCCCAAAGGCCGGCCAGACTATCACGGTGCACTGCACCGGCTATTTGGcggaagggaaaaagaagtTCTGGTCCACTCACGATGACAACAAACCGTTTTCCTTCAACGTGGGCGTCGGGCAGGTGGTCCGCGGCTGGGATGAGGGCATGTCTCAGATGCAACTTGGCGAGACGGCAGAGTTGCTCATGACGGCTGACTATGCCTACGGTGCTCGTGGATTTCCTGCCTGGGGGATCCCGCCGAACGCCACGCTGCTGTTTGAGATTGAGATGCTGAAGATCGAAGAGGGCATCTCTCGCGGTGTATGA